A part of Maridesulfovibrio hydrothermalis AM13 = DSM 14728 genomic DNA contains:
- a CDS encoding HD domain-containing protein codes for MNKINVIKSPAKPSPGYPPMESALPPPPQVEINPAWTVPTAAQCISWWDDYAMLNNIKAHSTLVAKVAVQISIMAEQAGISVNIPTIQASALLHDIAKSYCIHHGGNHSQLGAAWTMQLTSNPVIAMGVLHHVFWPYKPEADKYFLPLVVSYADKRVMHDSLTSLEKRFGDLKVRYGKTDKIKQRIHQTYEQALILEEQLGNLIGVDLNACSFDSGRLV; via the coding sequence ATGAATAAAATCAACGTGATAAAATCTCCTGCAAAACCTTCCCCCGGATACCCTCCTATGGAGTCTGCCCTGCCTCCTCCGCCACAGGTGGAGATCAATCCGGCGTGGACAGTTCCCACAGCTGCTCAGTGTATTTCATGGTGGGACGATTATGCAATGCTTAATAACATCAAAGCCCACAGCACCCTTGTTGCAAAAGTTGCAGTTCAAATTTCTATCATGGCTGAACAGGCCGGCATTTCAGTTAATATACCGACCATTCAGGCCTCCGCACTGCTGCATGATATAGCTAAAAGCTACTGCATCCATCATGGCGGCAATCACAGCCAGCTCGGCGCAGCATGGACCATGCAGCTTACCTCAAATCCAGTTATTGCAATGGGCGTTCTTCATCATGTTTTCTGGCCCTATAAGCCTGAGGCTGACAAATATTTCCTTCCACTTGTTGTTAGCTACGCCGATAAACGCGTTATGCACGACAGCTTGACTTCCCTTGAAAAAAGATTCGGTGACCTGAAAGTAAGATACGGGAAAACGGATAAAATCAAACAAAGAATTCACCAAACATACGAGCAGGCTCTTATTCTGGAAGAGCAGCTCGGCAACCTTATCGGAGTTGATCTGAATGCATGTTCTTTTGATAGCGGGCGGCTGGTCTGA
- a CDS encoding D-alanine--D-alanine ligase family protein, producing MHVLLIAGGWSDEREVSISGAEGIHKALLELGHEVEFLDPATDFENILTRAEHADFAFINLHGSPGEDGLIQAILNQTNCPYQGSEPEGSFLTLHKAAAKIIFDKNSIRNPAWELICETEGCKGLEKLSPPVFIKPNSGGSSLGMTLARTDEELKTGIETVFNLGDSALVEDYITGTEVTCAVLDGKPLPLVLITPPEKAEFFDYHSKYALDGAEEICPAPIDAALTEEIQQIAIKVHKLLGLSDYSRADFIISEGVPYLLEVNTLPGMTPTSLVPRAAKAAGYSFNSLIAKLIELGQSKRK from the coding sequence ATGCATGTTCTTTTGATAGCGGGCGGCTGGTCTGATGAACGCGAAGTGTCCATAAGCGGAGCAGAAGGTATCCATAAAGCCCTGCTTGAACTTGGTCACGAAGTTGAATTTTTGGACCCTGCCACAGATTTTGAGAATATTCTCACCCGTGCTGAACATGCAGATTTTGCCTTTATCAACCTTCACGGTTCGCCCGGTGAAGACGGGTTGATTCAGGCCATACTGAACCAGACCAACTGCCCATACCAAGGATCAGAGCCGGAAGGTTCATTTCTGACCCTCCATAAGGCCGCGGCAAAAATAATTTTTGACAAAAATTCTATCCGCAATCCCGCCTGGGAACTGATCTGCGAGACCGAAGGCTGTAAAGGACTAGAAAAGCTCAGCCCTCCGGTTTTCATCAAACCGAACTCCGGCGGATCAAGTCTGGGTATGACCCTTGCCCGCACAGACGAGGAACTCAAAACCGGAATTGAAACGGTTTTCAACCTCGGAGACAGCGCATTGGTTGAAGATTACATCACAGGCACAGAAGTAACCTGCGCAGTACTTGACGGCAAACCGTTACCGCTAGTGCTTATTACCCCTCCGGAAAAAGCTGAATTCTTTGATTACCATAGCAAATACGCCCTTGACGGGGCGGAAGAGATATGCCCCGCTCCCATAGACGCAGCTCTGACTGAAGAGATTCAGCAGATTGCCATAAAGGTCCATAAATTATTAGGACTCAGCGACTACAGCAGGGCTGATTTTATAATTTCTGAAGGAGTACCCTACCTGCTGGAAGTGAACACACTTCCCGGCATGACTCCGACAAGTCTGGTTCCAAGAGCAGCAAAAGCAGCCGGGTATTCATTCAACTCGCTCATTGCAAAGCTTATTGAACTAGGCCAAAGCAAGCGGAAGTAA
- a CDS encoding TusE/DsrC/DsvC family sulfur relay protein, with the protein MAIVEFQGKSFDVDEDGFLLKFEEWCPEWVDFCKEGEGIKELNEEHQKVIDFLQDYYKKNGIAPMVRILSKVTGFKLKHIYELFPSGPGKGACKMAGLPKPTGCV; encoded by the coding sequence ATGGCAATCGTAGAATTTCAGGGCAAAAGCTTTGATGTTGATGAAGACGGTTTTCTGCTTAAGTTTGAAGAATGGTGCCCCGAATGGGTTGACTTCTGTAAAGAAGGCGAAGGCATCAAAGAACTGAACGAAGAGCACCAGAAAGTTATCGATTTCTTGCAGGATTACTACAAGAAAAACGGTATTGCACCTATGGTTCGTATTCTTTCCAAAGTCACAGGTTTCAAACTGAAGCACATTTATGAGCTTTTCCCATCCGGTCCTGGTAAGGGAGCTTGTAAAATGGCTGGTCTGCCTAAGCCTACCGGCTGCGTTTAG
- a CDS encoding prepilin peptidase produces the protein MDNGVKRATFAGKSKIFKPSTTIMPLFQLNIYEIFASGLIGAVLGSFYACAVFRYIYGKSLTNPPRSTCPQCGHKISWYENIPLLSYLLLRGKCSACHNKISIMYPVIELTSVMWAVLLMIIFGPGPQWLVYMFFGGLMIVASFIDLKTFILPDVITIPGSIAAIPCAALFTPVGWEGALLGAGIGGGLFWSLRLLYRGLKGTEGLGLGDVKIMFMIGALAGPQNLPLVITISAFTGLCAGLTMMVIDKEQKYGSMIPFGPFLAFGSMLSILYAEPFWNWYLV, from the coding sequence TTGGACAACGGCGTTAAACGAGCTACTTTTGCAGGAAAATCCAAAATCTTCAAGCCTTCCACAACCATCATGCCATTATTCCAATTAAATATTTATGAAATTTTTGCATCCGGGCTAATCGGAGCAGTACTCGGCAGCTTTTATGCTTGTGCCGTATTCCGTTATATTTACGGGAAAAGTCTGACAAATCCACCTCGCTCAACTTGTCCGCAATGCGGTCATAAAATAAGTTGGTATGAAAATATACCGCTGCTCAGCTATCTGCTTCTGCGGGGAAAATGTTCTGCCTGCCATAACAAAATAAGTATTATGTATCCGGTCATAGAGCTGACCTCGGTCATGTGGGCTGTTCTGCTTATGATAATTTTCGGCCCCGGGCCGCAGTGGCTGGTCTACATGTTTTTCGGTGGTCTGATGATTGTGGCCTCATTCATAGATCTGAAAACTTTTATCCTGCCGGACGTGATAACTATCCCGGGATCAATTGCAGCCATCCCGTGCGCCGCTTTATTCACTCCTGTAGGCTGGGAGGGGGCTTTGCTTGGAGCTGGGATCGGCGGTGGCTTGTTCTGGTCTCTGCGCCTTCTTTACCGAGGCTTGAAAGGAACAGAGGGGCTGGGGCTGGGTGACGTAAAAATAATGTTTATGATCGGCGCATTGGCAGGGCCGCAAAATCTGCCTCTGGTTATAACCATTTCGGCCTTTACAGGACTCTGCGCCGGATTGACTATGATGGTAATAGACAAAGAGCAAAAGTACGGTTCCATGATCCCTTTCGGGCCTTTTCTGGCTTTTGGATCAATGCTGTCTATTTTATATGCAGAACCTTTCTGGAACTGGTATCTGGTTTAG
- a CDS encoding phenylacetate--CoA ligase family protein translates to MGSKYRFIPELGPEELADKQLEGLKWTVKHTAANSPFYAARYKEKGIESGDITSLDDLQKLPFTTANDLKEGYPLPLLSVPEKDVVRIHGSSGTTGKRKILSYTQKDIDTWKNMFARCYELAGLTTLDRVQICVGYGLWTAGAGFQLGSEHFGAMTLPVGPGMLEIQLQILVDLEATCLCSTASMALLLGEEAQKAGLTDKLKLKRCIFGGEAHTPKMRKQFEESLGLESSHDISGMTELYGPGAGIECQAQEGIHYWGDEYIVEIIDPTTLEPVRDGEIGELVVTTLNKEASPLIRYRTRDLTRIIPGTCSCGCTMPRHDMISGRSDDMFIFRGVNIYPGQIASVLESFPEASSEYQIYLERREGLDHMTVRVERKPGVSAENDENLAKTICNQIRKFILVRANVEILKPGLLPRSFAKTKRVFDERT, encoded by the coding sequence GTGGGCAGTAAATATAGATTTATACCAGAACTCGGTCCAGAAGAATTAGCCGATAAACAGCTTGAAGGACTAAAATGGACAGTGAAACACACTGCCGCAAACAGCCCCTTCTATGCTGCCAGATATAAAGAAAAAGGCATTGAGTCCGGTGACATCACATCCCTTGATGATTTACAGAAACTGCCCTTCACCACCGCCAATGACTTGAAAGAAGGGTATCCGCTGCCCCTGCTCTCAGTTCCTGAAAAAGATGTGGTCCGCATTCACGGATCAAGCGGAACAACCGGCAAACGCAAAATTCTATCCTACACCCAAAAAGACATCGATACATGGAAAAATATGTTTGCCCGTTGTTATGAGCTGGCAGGGCTGACCACTTTGGACAGGGTGCAGATTTGCGTAGGCTACGGCCTCTGGACCGCAGGAGCAGGCTTTCAGCTCGGTTCGGAACATTTCGGAGCCATGACCCTACCGGTCGGGCCGGGAATGCTTGAAATCCAGCTTCAGATTTTAGTGGACCTCGAAGCCACCTGCCTGTGCTCAACAGCTTCGATGGCCTTGCTGCTCGGCGAAGAAGCACAAAAAGCAGGCTTAACAGATAAACTCAAACTCAAACGCTGCATCTTCGGCGGTGAAGCACACACGCCAAAAATGCGCAAGCAGTTTGAAGAGTCGCTTGGGCTTGAATCCAGTCACGATATTTCCGGTATGACCGAACTATACGGACCGGGGGCAGGCATAGAATGTCAGGCTCAAGAAGGCATCCACTACTGGGGAGATGAATACATCGTTGAAATTATCGACCCGACCACCCTTGAACCTGTCAGAGACGGCGAAATAGGTGAACTGGTCGTAACGACTCTCAATAAAGAAGCTTCGCCGCTGATTAGATACCGTACCCGCGACCTGACCCGTATAATTCCCGGCACGTGCTCCTGCGGCTGCACCATGCCGCGCCATGATATGATTTCCGGACGCAGTGATGATATGTTTATCTTCCGGGGCGTAAATATATATCCCGGACAGATTGCCTCGGTACTGGAATCTTTTCCTGAAGCAAGTTCCGAATATCAGATCTACCTTGAGCGGCGCGAAGGCCTTGATCACATGACTGTGCGCGTTGAACGCAAGCCCGGAGTCTCAGCTGAAAATGACGAAAATCTCGCTAAAACGATCTGCAACCAGATCAGAAAATTTATTCTGGTACGGGCTAATGTTGAAATACTAAAACCCGGCTTGCTACCTAGAAGTTTCGCCAAAACCAAACGTGTTTTCGATGAAAGAACTTAA
- a CDS encoding alpha/beta fold hydrolase has product MQNMEKRSSKGFYETLFIKLILSIFISIFLLSADYGVAGAEICLPQTAISKDGSVISYEVYGEGETTLIFVHGWSCDSRYWREQVPFFSKQNKVVLVDLAGHGHSSAERVNYTMRSFGEDVRAVVEAIGSTKVILIGHSMGGAVIAETARLIPDKVIALIGIDTFDNIEYPLTEEEKDKILAPLEKDFRTGCSNFVNGMISNSTAQSVRSWIVTDMSAAPSAVAISANHGYFDQYITGEAADIFKEVRQPVYCVSGDLWPINYEANRRHMSSFNAKILKGAAHFLMIARPKEFNMALNETIIKIIKDSKQN; this is encoded by the coding sequence ATGCAAAATATGGAAAAACGTTCTTCTAAAGGATTCTACGAGACTTTATTCATAAAGTTAATCTTAAGCATTTTTATATCCATCTTCCTGCTTTCTGCTGACTATGGAGTGGCCGGAGCTGAAATTTGTTTGCCGCAAACAGCTATCTCAAAGGACGGTTCGGTTATCTCTTATGAGGTTTACGGGGAAGGTGAAACAACTCTTATCTTCGTGCATGGTTGGAGTTGTGATAGCCGGTACTGGAGAGAGCAAGTGCCTTTTTTTTCGAAACAAAACAAAGTAGTGCTCGTTGATCTTGCTGGGCACGGACATTCCTCCGCAGAGCGAGTAAACTATACTATGAGATCATTTGGTGAAGATGTTAGAGCTGTGGTTGAAGCTATTGGCAGCACCAAAGTTATTTTAATTGGCCATTCAATGGGGGGGGCGGTAATTGCTGAAACTGCACGATTGATTCCAGACAAGGTAATTGCTCTCATTGGGATCGATACATTTGATAATATTGAATATCCGCTGACTGAAGAAGAGAAAGACAAAATACTTGCCCCTCTTGAAAAGGATTTTCGCACTGGATGCAGCAATTTTGTTAATGGAATGATTTCAAATTCTACTGCGCAGTCTGTTCGGAGCTGGATCGTAACAGATATGTCTGCAGCTCCCTCTGCGGTCGCAATAAGTGCTAACCATGGATATTTTGACCAGTATATAACTGGGGAGGCAGCTGATATTTTTAAAGAAGTACGACAGCCGGTTTATTGTGTAAGTGGTGATTTGTGGCCAATCAATTATGAAGCAAATCGTCGACATATGAGTTCTTTTAACGCTAAGATATTAAAAGGGGCAGCTCACTTTTTAATGATCGCACGCCCCAAAGAATTTAACATGGCCTTAAATGAGACAATCATTAAAATCATAAAAGATAGTAAGCAAAATTAG
- the lpxB gene encoding lipid-A-disaccharide synthase — protein MTNRNNSIWINAGEASGDMHGAMLAKQLLKHDPDLKVIGMGGPDMEQAGCDIRYSMQLISLMGLTEVLPKLPRLLRLFGQIGDILKKERPKAIILIDCPDFNFRLVKIAHKLGIPVYYYITPQIWAWRQGRAKFLQKYVRKILCILPFEQQFFKDRGVDAKYVGHPLLDLIPLTELDAMEPDPDLIGILPGSRSKEISSLLPEFAKAAEKLASDFPHLKFSIARAPGVKEEKLRKFWPDHIPVTINQPENRYRLMRNSSLIMAASGTATLECALIGTPTLVAYKMAPLSAFLAKLIIKLKYASLANLIPDKLILPEYLLENATAENFYGQIKEWIEKPDSAQKVKDELKNLRKLIGEPGVAKRTADIIMQDLNNI, from the coding sequence ATGACCAATAGAAATAACAGCATCTGGATAAATGCCGGAGAGGCTTCAGGGGATATGCACGGAGCAATGCTGGCAAAACAACTTCTGAAACATGACCCGGACCTGAAAGTAATAGGTATGGGCGGCCCCGATATGGAACAAGCCGGCTGTGACATCCGATATTCCATGCAACTGATTTCGCTGATGGGTCTGACCGAAGTACTCCCTAAACTGCCAAGACTGCTGAGGCTTTTCGGACAAATTGGTGATATATTAAAAAAAGAACGTCCAAAAGCGATTATTCTGATCGACTGCCCGGACTTTAATTTCAGATTAGTTAAAATTGCCCACAAGCTCGGCATTCCGGTCTATTATTATATTACTCCCCAAATCTGGGCATGGAGACAGGGACGCGCAAAATTTTTACAAAAATACGTCCGCAAAATTCTTTGCATACTGCCCTTTGAGCAGCAGTTTTTTAAAGACCGCGGCGTAGATGCTAAGTATGTAGGCCATCCACTGCTGGACCTCATTCCGCTAACGGAGCTTGACGCAATGGAGCCGGACCCGGACCTGATAGGGATTCTTCCGGGCAGCCGCAGCAAAGAAATATCATCCCTGCTGCCTGAATTTGCCAAAGCTGCTGAAAAGCTTGCCTCAGATTTCCCGCATCTGAAATTTTCCATAGCACGCGCACCGGGTGTAAAAGAAGAAAAGCTTCGCAAATTCTGGCCGGATCATATTCCGGTTACAATCAACCAGCCTGAAAACAGGTACAGATTAATGCGCAATTCAAGTTTAATCATGGCTGCATCGGGCACAGCCACGCTCGAATGCGCCCTTATAGGAACACCTACACTGGTCGCCTATAAAATGGCTCCGCTCAGTGCATTTCTGGCAAAACTGATCATAAAATTAAAATATGCCAGTCTCGCAAACCTTATTCCTGACAAGCTGATTCTACCGGAATACCTGCTGGAAAATGCTACTGCCGAAAATTTTTACGGGCAAATCAAAGAATGGATAGAAAAGCCAGATTCAGCACAGAAAGTAAAAGATGAACTGAAAAACCTGCGAAAGCTCATCGGAGAACCGGGCGTTGCCAAAAGAACAGCAGATATTATTATGCAGGATCTGAACAACATATAA